In Deltaproteobacteria bacterium, the genomic stretch AACGACCCGAGTGTCCGCGTCCGGTTCCCGGCGACGCAGGCCTTCCCGACGTCAGCTTGCCGGAGACGCGCGAACGCTGAAGCTCCGCGGGGCGGATCGTCGCGCACGCCTTTGCGCACTTCCGCCATCCACTATAGAAGTCCCGCGCATGCCTGACGAGCGGTTTCTGACTTCCGGCCGCCGACCGGGAGAGGACGAAATGACGAGCGTGAGTCGCGCCTTCGGCGACACGTTCGCGATGTCGCGTCTCACCGACGCGATCCAGTGGGCGCGCAAGTACTCCTTCTTCAGCTACCCGTTCGTCACCGCATGTTGCGGCATGGAGTACATGGCGGTCGCCGGCCCGCGCTTCGATCTCGATCGCTTCGGCGCGGCCCTTCCACGCTTCACGCCACGCCAGGCCGATCTGTTGATGGTCGTCGGCACGATCACCCACCGCCAGGCGCCCGTGTTGCAGCGCGTGTACCGCCAGATGGCCGAGCCGCGCTGGGTCATGTCGTTCGGCGCGTGTACGAGCTCCGGGGGGCCCTACAACAACTACGCCGTCGTGCAGGGCATCGATACGATCATCCCAGTCGACGTGTACGTTCCGGGTTGTCCGCCGCACCCGCAGGCGGTGCTGGACGGGCTCTTGAAGCTGCAGGAGCGGGTGCAGCGTGAGCGTCCGGGGATGCCGTACGAGGGCCGCCACGGCAGCGGACGTCCGATGCGAAGCTGACGGCTATGGCCAAGATCACCGTCGACGGCGTCGAGCTCGAGGTTCCGGACAACAGCATGTTGCTGCCGGTCCTCCTCGATCGCGGCATGCAGATTCCTCATTATTGTTACCACCCGAAGCTCTCGATCGACGGCAGTTGCCGCATGTGCCTGGTGAAGGTCGAAGGGCTGCCGAAGCTGACGATCTCCTGCAACACGCCGGTTCGCGACGGCATGGTCGTCGACACCCGGGGACCCGAGGTCACGAAAGCGCGCCAGGGCGTGCTCGAGCTCCTGCTCGTGAACCATCCGCTCGACTGCCCGATCTGCGACCAAGCGGGCGAGTGCTACCTCCAGGACTACGCCTTCGAGTACGGAACCCGAGCCGCGCGCACACAAGAACCGCGCCGCAAGCTGCTGAAGCGTGTCGATGTCGGACCGCGCGTAGTGCTCGATCAAGAGCGCTGCATCCTCTGCCGGCGCTGCATCCGCTTCTGCAAGGAGGTCACCGAGACGCGCGAGCTCGGGGTCTTCAATCTCGGCGACCGGTCGGTGGTCGATGTTTTTCCCGACGAGCCGCTCGCGAACGATTACTCGATCTGCACCGCCGACGTCTGTCCCGTGGGCGCGCTCCTCAGCAAGGACTTCCACCACAAGATGCGGGTGTGGTTCCTCGACGAGACCGAAAGCGTCTGCCCGAACTGCGCGAACGGCTGCAACATCAAGATCGGCGCCGCGCGCGGCCACGTACACCGCCTGCTTCCGCGCCGCAACGACGATGTCAACGAGACGTGGATGTGCGACACCGGCCGCCTCGGATATCGGTTCGTCAACGAGCACCGCCTGCGCGCGCCGCGCATACGTCGGGACGGGGTGCCGACGGACGCGTCGTGGACCGACGCGCTGGAAGCGGCGGCGACGTCGCTCGCTTCCCTCGTCCGCGCGCACGGACCGACGGCACTCGCCACCATCGTGTCGCCGCACTTGACGAACGAGGAGCTCTTCACGCTCCGTCAGCTGATGTCTGGCGGGCTACGCAGCGAGCAGGGCGACGTCGCGGTGATCGAAGGGCCCGCCGACGACTTCCTGATCAAGGCGGAGAAGGCGGCGAACGTCCGCGGCGCGCGCGACCTCGGCCTCGCGGCCGGCGGCGGCCACGCGACGCTCGCGGAGATCCGCACCGGCATCGAGGCGGGGACGATCCGCGCCCTCTTCGTAACGACCACGGACGTCTGGACCCTCTGGGGCGCCGACGCCGCGGCACTCCTCGATCGCCTCGAGACGGTGGTCGTCGTCGCCGCGAACGAGCACCCCTTGTTGGCGCACGCCGACGTCGTCCTGCCGGGAGCGACCTTCGCCGAGAAGAACGGAACCTTCACCAACCTCGCGGGGCGCGTCCAACGCATCCATCGAGCGCTCGATCCCGGCTCCGCGCCCACCGACGGCGAGATCTTCCTCCAGCTCGGTCGCCGGCTCGGAATGGAGATCGCTCCGGGCGTCTTCGACCCGCGCGCGGTGTTCACTGCGATCACGCGCCACCTGCCCGCGTACGGCGCGCTCGCCTGGGACACCCTCGGCGCGAACGGCGCGTCGACGGTGGCCGCCTGACATGGCCGGAACCGTCGTCACCGTCGAACGTCCGCCGCGCCCGCGCGTGATGGACACGCTCGGACCGCTCGCGATCGTACGCGGCCTCATCGTCACGGCCTCCCACTTCTTCCGCAACCTCATGGGCTTCGTCCGCGGCAAGCCGACGATCTTCACGGTGCAATATCCGGAGGAAGCCCAGAAGCTGGCGCCCGCGTTCCGCGGCATGCCCGTGCTGGTACAGATGCCCAACGGCAAAGAGCGCTGCGTCGCATGCGGGCTCTGCGAGTGGGCCTGCCCGGTGGACTGCATCACGATCTATCCGAGCGAGACCGAGGACGAGGTCGAGCGCTACCCGGCGGTCTTCGACATCGACATGTCACGCTGCATGTTCTGCGGCCTGTGCGAGGAGGCCTGCCCGGAGGAGGCCATCGTGATGAGTCAACGGGTCGCGATCGCAACCACGGAGTGGCGCGGCGCGGTCTGGCACAAGCGCGACCTTCTGACCCCGATGGCGGAGCTCGAGATCCGCCTGTCGCACATTCGTCGGGGGTACGAGCGAGCCGGCGCGCGCGTACCGGCGGTCGTCCGAGGGAAGGCGTGAGCACTCCCGACGATCTCCAGCATCCCGTCCTGATCAAGCTCCGCGCGCGCTTCGATGCCGACGTCCGGAGCGTGCACGCTTTCCGCGGGGACCTGACCGCCGAGATCGCGCCGGCGCGGCTCGTCGAGATCTGCCGGTACCTCCGTGACGACGTCGAGCTGGCGTTCGACTTCCTCGCAGACGTCACTGCGGTCGACTACATCGGCACCACTCCGCGCTTCGAAGTCGTCTACCACCTGAAATCGCTCACCCGCGGTCATCGCCTGCGGCTCAAAGCGCGCGTGTCCGAGGACGACCCCCGTATCGGCAGCCTCGTCGGCGTCTGGCGCGGCGCCGATTGGCTGGAGCGGGAGACCTGGGACATGTACGGCATCCGCTTCGACGGGCACCCGGATCTGCGGCGGATCTACCTCTACGAAGAGTTTGATGGTCATCCGCTCCGCAAGGACTATCCCAAGGAGCGACGCCAGCCGCTCGTCAGTCGGGCGGATCTCGACGCGCCGCAGGCGCGACGACAGGAGGAGCGCGATCGTGCGCGATACGGACGCTGGCACTGACGGGCACGCGATCTCGGACGATCTCCACGGCGAGCCGCTCGAGATCCAGATGGGACCGTCGCACCCGGCGACGCACGGAACGGTCCGCATCAACCTGAAGCTCGACGGCGAACGCATCATCGATGCCGACATCCAAGTCGGCTACCTGCACCGCGGCTACGAGAAGGAGTGTGAAAGCGGCGAGTGGTCGCAGGCGATTCCGTACACGGATCGCCTCAACTACGCGAGCCCGATGATCAACAACGTAGGGTACTGCCTCGCCGCCGAGAAGCTCCTCGGCGTCACCGTGCCCCCGCGCGGCCAGTTCATCCGCACGATCGCGAGCGAGATCTCGCGCCTGAGCGACCACTTCACGTGTCTCGGCGCGAGCGCCATGGAGCTCGCGGCCATGACGCCCTTCCTCTACGGCGTACAGGCGCGCGAGCACGTGTGGGACCTGCACGAAGCCCTGTGCGGCGCCCGCGTGACCACGAACTACGTTCGGATCGGCGGCCTACAAAGCGATCTCCCGCCCGGCTTCGTGGACCTCTGTCGCGGCAAGCTGAAAGCCGCGCTGGCGATCTTCGCCGACGTCGATCGATTGCTGACGCAGAATCCGATCTTTCGCGAACGCATGGAGGGGACGGGTCGTCTGCCCGCTGCGGACCTCATCGCCTATGGGGTGACGGGACCGTTGCTGCGCGCCGCGGGCGTCGGTTACGACGTCCGCAAGGCCGAGCCCTATCTCGTGTACGACCAGCTCGACTTCGACGTGCCCGTCGGCAGCAACGGCGACAATTACGACCGGTACCTGGTACGCGTGGAGGAAGTACACCAGAGCGCCCGCATCATCGAGCAGTGCCTCGACCGTCTGCCCGAAGGCCCCGTCGACGTCGACGATCCGCGCCTGCGTTGGCCGGCCAAGAGCAAGGTCTTCAATCGCATGGAAGAGCTGATCGATCAGTTCAAGCTCGTCACGGAGGGAATGCGTCCCCCCGCCGGCGAAGTGTATCAGGCGGTCGAAGGCGCGAACGGCGAGCTCGGCTTCTATCTGGTCAGTAACGGCACCGGAAAGCCGTGGAAGTGCCGATGTCGGGCCCCCAGCTTCAGCAACACGCACGCGATGCGCGACATGGTCCGCGGGGCGCTGCTGGCCGACATCGTACCGACGTTCGACATGATCAACATGATCGGCGGTGAATGCGACCGATGAGTGAACCGAGCCACACGCTGTCCGATTCCGTGAAGCAGGCGATTCTCGCCGAGGTTCCGAAGTATCCGGAGCCGCGTTCGGCGTTGCTCATGGCGCTACATTTCGTTCAGGCCGAGATCGGGCACGTGCCTCTCGCCGTGCAACGCGAGATCGCGGCGCTGCTCGGCCTGCGGCCGATCGAAGTCCGCGAGGTCGTCACGTTCTATCCGATGTACCACGAGCATCCGGTCGGGAAGCGTAACATCCAGGTCTGTGTCAACATCGCGTGCGCGTTGGCCGGCGCCCGCAAGGTGGTGCGCGGACTCGAGGAGCGGCTGGGCGTGCGCGTCGGGGAGCGGACGCCCGACGGCGCGTACTCGATCGAGGAAGTGCAGTGTCTCGGCTCGTGCGGCACGGCGGTGTGCGTGCAGGTGAACAACGAACCTTTCATCGAGAACGTTCGACCCGATCGTGTCGACGACCTCCTACGGACGGTCGGCTGAGATGGCGGTCGAACGCTATCTCCTTCCGCCGGATGGCGCCGACTGGCGGTCCCTCGATGCTTACCGAAGGGCCGGAGGCTACGAGGCGGCGCAGCGCGCGCTCCAAGGGCTCGCCCCGGAGGCCGTGATCGAGGAGGTCAAGGCGTCGGGACTCCGCGGACGAGGGGGTGCCGGGTTCAGCACCGGACAGAAGTGGAGCTTCATGCCGAAGCCGGGCGGACCGAAGCCTACGTTCATCGCGTGCAACGGCGACGAGAGCGAGCCCGGCACCTTCAAGGACCGGCAGATCGTCGAGCGGAATCCCCATCTCCTCGTCGAGGGCCTCATCATCACCGCTCATGCGATCGGCGCACGCGCCGCGTACGTATACCTGCGCGGCGAGTACGTCACGGGTTTTCGGACGCTCGTCACTGCCGTCGATGAGGCGCGAGCAGCCGGGCTCCTCGGCTCACGACATTGTGGGATCGAGCGCGAGTTCGACGTCCACGTCATGCGCGGCGCCGGAGCGTACATCTGCGGCGAAGAGACCGGCATGATCGAGTCCGCCGAAGGCAAGAAGGGCCAGCCGCGCAAGCGGCCGCCGTTTCCCGCGGTATACGGTCTCTGGGGATGCCCGACGACGGTCAACAACGTCGAGACGATCTCGCAGGTTCCCGCGATCATCCGCAAAGGGGCGGCCTGGTTCAAGAGCATCGGCACTCCCACCAGTACCGGCAACACGCTCTACGGCATCAGCGGGCACGTGAACCGCCCCGGCGTATACGAGCTTCCGCTCGGAACTCCGCTCCGCGAGATCATCGAGGTCCACGCCGGCGGCGTACGCAACGGCAAGCGCCTGAAGGCGATCATCCCGGGCGGTGTCTCGATGCCCGTGCTCTCCGCCGAGCAAGTGGACGTGCGGATGGATCACGAGTCCCTGAAGCAGGCCGGCACGCTCCTCGGCACGGGCGGCATCGTGGTGATCGATGAGACGGCGTGTATGGTGCGGGCGGCGATCGTCATCGCGCGATTTTTTCGTCACGAGTCGTGCGGACAATGCACCCAATGCCGAGAGGGCACGGCGTGGCTCTACAAGCTGCTCCGGCGCATCGAGAGCGGGCAGGGAAGCCTCGCCGACCTCGAAACCATCGACCAAGTGGGCGGCTACATGGAGGGACAGACCATCTGCGCCTTGTCGGATGCGGCGGCATGGGCCGCCACCGGATTCCTGCGACGCTTCCGATCCGAGTTCGAGGCGCACGTCCATGGAAAAGGATGTCCGCTGCCGGAGAGTTTCGAGCCGTGAGCGTCCCCATCGTCAGTCGCAATCAGGTCGTGCAGATCTGGGGCACGCCGAACACGACGATCGGCAGCGTCAACGAACCGCGCGACATGGAAGAGCAGGGCCATCGCTTCAACGAAAAGTGGATCTACCGGCTGTCGCCGCGGAGCGCCGACGAACCCGCGGAGCGCGTCATCTACTGGATGCGATACGACTTCGTCGCAGCGTATCTGATCAGCAAGAACGGCAGGACCGACCAGGAGAGTCTGGCCCCAGTGGCCGCCGCCTATCGCGATCGGCGATATCACGCGCCCGGTCGCTGACCCGCCTCACCCCTTCTTGCGTCGCCGGCCCTTCGAGCGATGATAGCGGTCGAGGCCTTCGTTCAGCAGAGCGAGGATGACCTCGCGCTTCTTCGCCTTCAGGTCTTTCGCCAGTCGATCGATTCGCGTCGTGAGTTCCTTTGGCACGTAGAGCGCGAGAAGCTTGGTTTCGCCCTCTTTCTCACGTCCGTAGAGATCCTGCAGCCGCAAGTTGGCGTTCATTCGGCCTCCTGTCGCCAAGCATTCGCCCGTCCGCATATCGACCCGAACGCCCGTCTATCGTCGGAGTGTAGCGGCGGTCTAGTACGCAGACAAGGGTTCGGCAGTAGACGCGAGCATGCGTGATTGCACATGTATTCTCAGTTGCACGAACGACTCAGAAGCACTTATGAACATGATGCGACAACCGTATGACGGCCCGCATCGAGATCCACCTCGCTCGACGCCCGTCATCACGGTAACGACCGTCGCAATCGCACCGCCGGCCCACCGTGCGATCTGAGGCGACGTGGTGCCAGTGACCTGTTTTCACGTGCCCATTCGGACCGCCCGCAAGGGCATGCGCCTTGCTTGGAACCGTCGCATGCCCACCATGGTTTCCTTCGTCATCCCCGTCCGCAACGCCGTCGACACCATCGAAGAGGCCGTCGAACGCGTTCTCC encodes the following:
- the nuoB gene encoding NADH-quinone oxidoreductase subunit NuoB, whose product is MTSVSRAFGDTFAMSRLTDAIQWARKYSFFSYPFVTACCGMEYMAVAGPRFDLDRFGAALPRFTPRQADLLMVVGTITHRQAPVLQRVYRQMAEPRWVMSFGACTSSGGPYNNYAVVQGIDTIIPVDVYVPGCPPHPQAVLDGLLKLQERVQRERPGMPYEGRHGSGRPMRS
- a CDS encoding molybdopterin-dependent oxidoreductase, which produces MAKITVDGVELEVPDNSMLLPVLLDRGMQIPHYCYHPKLSIDGSCRMCLVKVEGLPKLTISCNTPVRDGMVVDTRGPEVTKARQGVLELLLVNHPLDCPICDQAGECYLQDYAFEYGTRAARTQEPRRKLLKRVDVGPRVVLDQERCILCRRCIRFCKEVTETRELGVFNLGDRSVVDVFPDEPLANDYSICTADVCPVGALLSKDFHHKMRVWFLDETESVCPNCANGCNIKIGAARGHVHRLLPRRNDDVNETWMCDTGRLGYRFVNEHRLRAPRIRRDGVPTDASWTDALEAAATSLASLVRAHGPTALATIVSPHLTNEELFTLRQLMSGGLRSEQGDVAVIEGPADDFLIKAEKAANVRGARDLGLAAGGGHATLAEIRTGIEAGTIRALFVTTTDVWTLWGADAAALLDRLETVVVVAANEHPLLAHADVVLPGATFAEKNGTFTNLAGRVQRIHRALDPGSAPTDGEIFLQLGRRLGMEIAPGVFDPRAVFTAITRHLPAYGALAWDTLGANGASTVAA
- a CDS encoding NADH-quinone oxidoreductase subunit I encodes the protein MAGTVVTVERPPRPRVMDTLGPLAIVRGLIVTASHFFRNLMGFVRGKPTIFTVQYPEEAQKLAPAFRGMPVLVQMPNGKERCVACGLCEWACPVDCITIYPSETEDEVERYPAVFDIDMSRCMFCGLCEEACPEEAIVMSQRVAIATTEWRGAVWHKRDLLTPMAELEIRLSHIRRGYERAGARVPAVVRGKA
- a CDS encoding NADH-quinone oxidoreductase subunit C, producing MIKLRARFDADVRSVHAFRGDLTAEIAPARLVEICRYLRDDVELAFDFLADVTAVDYIGTTPRFEVVYHLKSLTRGHRLRLKARVSEDDPRIGSLVGVWRGADWLERETWDMYGIRFDGHPDLRRIYLYEEFDGHPLRKDYPKERRQPLVSRADLDAPQARRQEERDRARYGRWH
- a CDS encoding NADH-quinone oxidoreductase subunit D, whose amino-acid sequence is MRDTDAGTDGHAISDDLHGEPLEIQMGPSHPATHGTVRINLKLDGERIIDADIQVGYLHRGYEKECESGEWSQAIPYTDRLNYASPMINNVGYCLAAEKLLGVTVPPRGQFIRTIASEISRLSDHFTCLGASAMELAAMTPFLYGVQAREHVWDLHEALCGARVTTNYVRIGGLQSDLPPGFVDLCRGKLKAALAIFADVDRLLTQNPIFRERMEGTGRLPAADLIAYGVTGPLLRAAGVGYDVRKAEPYLVYDQLDFDVPVGSNGDNYDRYLVRVEEVHQSARIIEQCLDRLPEGPVDVDDPRLRWPAKSKVFNRMEELIDQFKLVTEGMRPPAGEVYQAVEGANGELGFYLVSNGTGKPWKCRCRAPSFSNTHAMRDMVRGALLADIVPTFDMINMIGGECDR
- a CDS encoding NAD(P)H-dependent oxidoreductase subunit E, producing MSEPSHTLSDSVKQAILAEVPKYPEPRSALLMALHFVQAEIGHVPLAVQREIAALLGLRPIEVREVVTFYPMYHEHPVGKRNIQVCVNIACALAGARKVVRGLEERLGVRVGERTPDGAYSIEEVQCLGSCGTAVCVQVNNEPFIENVRPDRVDDLLRTVG
- the nuoF gene encoding NADH-quinone oxidoreductase subunit NuoF; the protein is MAVERYLLPPDGADWRSLDAYRRAGGYEAAQRALQGLAPEAVIEEVKASGLRGRGGAGFSTGQKWSFMPKPGGPKPTFIACNGDESEPGTFKDRQIVERNPHLLVEGLIITAHAIGARAAYVYLRGEYVTGFRTLVTAVDEARAAGLLGSRHCGIEREFDVHVMRGAGAYICGEETGMIESAEGKKGQPRKRPPFPAVYGLWGCPTTVNNVETISQVPAIIRKGAAWFKSIGTPTSTGNTLYGISGHVNRPGVYELPLGTPLREIIEVHAGGVRNGKRLKAIIPGGVSMPVLSAEQVDVRMDHESLKQAGTLLGTGGIVVIDETACMVRAAIVIARFFRHESCGQCTQCREGTAWLYKLLRRIESGQGSLADLETIDQVGGYMEGQTICALSDAAAWAATGFLRRFRSEFEAHVHGKGCPLPESFEP